The Akkermansia sp. RCC_12PD genome contains the following window.
GGCGCCCGGAAACGCGGGTGGTGCTGATGACTCCGCAGGGGAGGACGTTCAACCAGGACCTGGCCGGGGAACTGGCCGCTTCCGGCGGCCATCTCATCATTCTTTGCGGCCATTACGAGGGGGTGGACCACCGCGTGGTGGAGGAACTGGTGGACGTAGAATTGTCCATCGGGGACTACATCCTGACCAACGGAGCCATAGCCGCCGTCGTGGTCATTGACGCCGTGGCGCGGCTGATTCCCGGGGTGCTGGGGGATGAACGTTCTTCCGTGGAGGAGTCTTTTTCCAACGGTTTGCTGGAGGCTCCCGCCTACACCAAGCCGAATGAGTTCCGCGGCCTGTCCGTTCCGGAAATCCTGCTGAGCGGCAACCATCCCGCCATTGAGAAATGGAAGCATGAACGGTCCCTGGAACGTACGCGCCTGAACCGTCCGGATTTATGGCGGGCATGGGTGGAGGCGCATCCGGAGGACGGCGCCAGGTGAGATATTTGGCCGTCGCGTCAAATTTCTCTTGCCAAGAGGGGGGGCTTCCGTTATAAGACCTCGCCTGCCACCGTGAGGGTGGTGTAAAGCACCTTTCTGAACCTTTTACGAAATCACAAGATCATGTCCAAGCATTCCAGCCTCAAAGCAACCGGTACCGTAGGCGGCAAGCGTTCCGTCCTGAAGCGTTTCGAACGCGTCAAGCTCCTCAAGGAACGCGGTGAATGGAAGAAGGGCCAAAGCCCCCTCGGCCTGCCGAAGACCAAGCATGAAGCTTAAGCCTGACAGTGTTTCCGCCGGGATTTTCCCTCTGCGGGGCCGTTATGGCGCATCATTTTCCTAATACAGGAAGCCTCTCGGATGTCTATAAACCGGGAGGCTTTTTTCTTCTGGCGGAACTTTTCCCCTTGGAAAACGTGTTCTGCCGGCAAAACAAACAAATAAAAAACATCCGCTGAGATAGCGGACATTACATCGATATGAGTGAAGAACAACATGGCTCCGAAGAAAACGGAGGTATCCGCATTAATAAATTCCTGGCATCCTGCGGCATTGATTCCCGCCGGGTGGCTGACAGATTGATTGAGGAAGGACGTGTGGAGGTGAACGGGAAAGTTATTGATACTCCCGGAATGAAAGTAACCGATAAGGATTTCGTGAAGGTGGACGGCCGCCACATGACTCCCATGGAGGAAGTGGTAGTGCTGCTGAACAAGCCCCGCGGCTATGTGTGCAGCCGTGAGGCCCAGGGCGCGATTGGCACTGTTTACGACTTGCTGCCGCCCCGTTTGCGCCATTTGAATTACGTGGGCCGCCTGGATGCCGATTCCGAGGGCCTGCTGATCATGACCAACAAGGGAGAGCTGACTCAGACCCTTTCCCATCCCACCGGAGGCATTGAGAAGGAGTACTGGGTGACGGTGGATCAGAATTTTGACAATTCCGTCCTGATGCAGTTCCTGCGCGGAGTCCGCATTCCGGAAGGCAACGCCAAGGCCAAATATGTCTGCCGCGCTTCCGCGCGCCGCGCCTGCATCGTGCTGGAGCAGGGCTTGAAACGGCAGGTCCGCCAGATGTTCCAGTGCCTGGGCCTGCGCGTGCGTAAGCTGGTGCGCGTGCGCATCGGTTCCTTGTGGGGCGGTGATTTGGACCCAGGAAGCTGGAGGTTCATGGATGATGCCGATGTGGCTCTTCTTCTGAAGAATCCGCCCCGCCAGCGCAAGTACCTGGGTGCGGCCCAGCTTGCCACCGGGACTTCCGCCAAAACGGAACAATCCGGCAGCGCTTCTGACTCCGATGAGGGTTATGTATTTAATCCGGACGATTTTGAAGCGGGAGAATCTTATGAGCCTTCTCCCGAGATGAAGACCCGTTTTGCAGATACGGACGAACAGGATGAGGTCGCGGAAGGTGATGTGATGCGGGATGATTCTTTCCGTTCCCGTGACCGCCGGAATGACCGGAGCGACGATTTCCGAGGTCGCCGCGAAGGTGGTTTTGGAGGCGACCGCCGTGAAGGAGGATTCCAGAGGCGTGAAGGCGGTTTCAATAGGGATCGTCGCGAGGGAGGTTTCCAGCGCCGCGAAGGCGGCTTCGGAGGCGACCGCCGTGAGGGAGGCTTCCAAAGGCGTGAAGGCGGTTTCAATAGGGATCGCCGTGAGGGAGGTTTCCAACGCCGTGAAGGCGGTTTTAGAGGAGATCGTCGCGAGGGAGGTTTCCAGCGCCGTGAAGGCGGTTTTGGGGGTGACCGTCGCGAGGGAGGTTTCCAGAGGCGTGAAGGCGGTTTCGGAGGAGATCGTCGCGAAGGAGGTTTTCAACGTCGTGAAGGCGGCTTCGGAGGTGACCGTCGCGAGGGAGGTTTCCAGAGGCGTGAAGGCGGTTTCGGAGGAGATCGTCGCGAAGGAGGTTTTCAACGTCGTGAAGGCGGCTTCGGAGGTGACCGTCGCGAGGGAGGTTTCCAGCGTCGTGAAGGCGGTTTTGGAGGAAATCGTCGTGAGGGAGATTTCCAGCGTCGCGAAGGAGGTTTTCAACGCCGTGAAGGTGGCTTCCAGCGCCGCGAAGGAGGATTCCGCAAGCCCGGCTTCGGAGGCAGATCCTCCGGCGGTTTTTCCCGCGGAGGCAGAGGACGTTAATCATTTACTTGTGCCGGTATGAAGAGACATTGCAGATGGTGGTTCCTTGCCGGATTATGCGCGCTGTGCCTGGCACAGCCTTCTCTTCAGGCATCTCCTGTTCCTCCTTCTCCGGTTTCCTCCGGAGAAGGAGATTTTGACGCCTATCTGGCCGGGCTCAGGGAGAAAGCCATGAACGGAGACGCAGATGCGGCCAAACAACTGGTCGTGCATTATGAGGTGGCCGGCAATGTGCCGGAAACTTCCCGATGGATGAATCAGTACGTTTCCCTGACGGAGAAGGCGGCCGATGCCGGGAACGTGTCTGCCATGCTGGACCTGGGCAAGCTGTTTTACACCGGCAGCCGTCTTTATCCCAAGAATATGGAGAAAGCCCGGTTCTGGTTTACCCGCGCCGCAGACAGCGGCAATGCGGATGCCCAGTATCAGACGGCGGCGATGATTTCCAAGGGCATGGGAGGCCTCCGGGACGAGGCCCTGGCCACCAGCTATTATGAAAAGGCCCTCCATTCCTGGCAGAAGGAGGCGGAGGCGGGCGATCCCAAGGCCGCCCTGTGGGTGGGCCTTCTTTATGAAAGGAAGCTGGTTCCCGGCAGTTCCCCGGAGAAGTCCGTCCCCTGGCTGACGCGTGCGGCCGAACACGGGAACCTGACAGCCCAGGGGCTGCTTGGCTTCAAGTACCGGGACGGCCTCGGCGTGCCCAGGGATGCGAATTGGGCCGTGCAATGGTTTGAAAAGGCCGCGCAGCAAAAGGATTTGGGTGCTGTCATGGAACTGGGCATCATGTACCGGGACGGCAAGTATATGCCCCGGGACATGGAGAAGGCCCGCCAATGGTTTGAGAAGGGTGCGGAGTGGAAGGACCCGTACAGCATGGCTGCCTTGGCAGATATGCTCATGGAGGATTCCCCGTCCGGGGAGCATGCCGCCCGCGCTCTGTCTTTGTATAGGGAAGCCGCCGCAATCGGCTATGCTCCCGCGGCCCTGAAGGCCGCGGAACTTCTTCAGAACGGCAAGGGCGGCGAACTGGATGCCGATGAGGCTTACAGGCTTCTGCGCCGCGTCGTGGATGCTACGGGAAGTCCCAAGGGCATGTACATGCTGGCCCAGCTTTATTATGCCAAGGGAGATGACGCACAGGGAGATTCCCTGATGAAGGCTTCCGCCCAGGCTGCCTATCTGCCCGCCATGAACCGCATGGCGCGCCTGCATCTGCTTCCGGACAGTTCCCTAGCCTGGAACCCCGTGCTGTCCTATTATTACTGGAGCCAGGCTGGAGAGTTGGGCGACAAAGAGGCGGCATCCGCCGCATCCTGGCTTCTGTGGGGCAGTTTGGCGGTGCTTTCGCTGGTGATTTTCCTCGTGGTCTGGCGTTTTCACCGTTTTGCCGTCAGGAGGCTTGCAGAACAGCAAAAGCAGGAACAGGCTGGGAGCGATGACGCATGAAGCGTATTATGAAGTTCCACATTGAAATAAATCTGTTAAAAATATCGTATCTTCCATGATGAATACACTAGCCATTTTCGGTCTGGGAACTCCGGAGATCATCGCCATTCTGGTGATTGTCTTTCTGCTGTTCGGAGCCAAAAAACTTCCGGAATTCGCCCGTGGACTGGGAAAGAGCCTGGGAGAGTTCAAGAAGGCCAAATCCGAGTTTGAGGACGAGTTGTTGAAGACGGAAAAGGAAGCCATGTCCGATTCCTCCGCTTCCAAGCCGGAATCCAGACCTTCTCCGGAACTTTCGCAGCCCATTGACGTGGAAGCGGAAAAACCGGAGGAAACCAATCAGGAAGGGAAGTAGATTTTCATTCTGTAGAAAATTTGAGCAGGCGGGATTTTTTCCCGCCTTTTTTGTCGGTTTTTGCTATGGTTTCAACAGGCAGGAGGCTGTCCCGATTTCGGTATTCCGCGGTAATCCCGTGGTGCATTCTTTTTCCCATGTTCCACTTAATCAAGGTCCGCCTCTTAGAAATGAAATCTCTGAGTAAGAAAACAGCATTCTGCAGGTGGTAACACGGTGCTCTATTAAATTTATGCACCTGCGTTTTGCAGGGAGTCGATGATTCGCTGAAGAAGATGAGAATGCAGAAGATATTCGTTGCCGTTGTTTAAATCATCCCCATGAAGATCAAATCATACTATCCCGTGCTAGCTTCATGGATCCTTACATTGCTTTTCTGCGGAACGGAGGTGGGAGTCCGTTTTTATGGTTTTCCGAAATGGATGGATTTGAGTAACTTGTCTGAATGGGTCACGATGTTTTTTGGGCTAATAATACTTGGCGGTCCTATTCTTAGTTTGTTGTGGGGGGTAGGAGGACTCATTGAAGCTAAAAAGAAAATGGATTTTATCCTAGCTCTGGCTTTGTCTGTTTTATGGTTTTTCCCCTTTGTGTATGCGTTTGCTCTTGGACTTTCTTGAAAGGCAATGAGCATGTTTTGCAGGCTGTTCCTTCCGGGTTGAAGGAATAGCGTTTTATTGTTCCATGGTCAGAGAGGCTCCCGCGTTTCATGGGCATTTCTTATCCGCTATCTGTGTTCTCTTTTCTAAAAGGGAAGAAATGAAAAGAGAAAGTAAATGGTTTAATCATGTTGACAATCTTTTTCATGTAGATAAAGGTCTTGCGATTTCAAGAGGGTAATGCATGGCATACTTTGAGAAATCAAAAAGATGTTGGGTTTAAGCCTGAATTCGCTGCCAATGGTGCCAATAATGCTCGTCATTTTGCATGGGCGCTTCACAAAGGATAATTATGTGCAAGGGTTGCCTGGTGATTGATTTTGGAGACTCATTGATTCGTTCTGGCATAAGACAACAGGAGTGTGAACCGGAAATGAAATCTGACAGAGCGGCAGCTGGCTCTGAAAAAAATCCAAAGTATTTGAATCACAATATTTTGACAAGGGTACATGGAATAGGAACAAATATAAAGTAGCAGATACATGGAAAAAGAGTTTTTGCCAGGGAAAAAATCAAGGAAAACAGCCAATGCCGCAAAGGCAATTATTTTTGTTTATGCATTGCAGCTTCTGCTATCATTTGTGTTCTACTATCGTTCAATTGAAAGATATGAAATTGATGGAATTAAAATAACTATTGAAAGAGAAACGCCCTGGTATTTGAGTATGATACCAGGGGTGGGATTTTTTCTTGATATGGGTGATATTTTTCTGGATGGCCATGTTAACATAAGGTTTCAATATGAGGGGTGGACATATGCAACATGCTCGGATTCCTATGAATATATAGACTGGGAAAATGGTCTTGAGGTTAAAACAACAGATGATTTTGTTTTTCTGTATGAGAAGGGGAATTATGGGGCGCCTGTCATAGGAATGCCTCGTCAAGGAATGAGGATATTGCCTCTTTGATTTTTTAAGAGCAAACGGTATTTGTGATGCGCTGTTCCCTCAATATTGAGGGAACAGCTTTTTGTTTTTCCTTACTCCGGAAGTTGTCCTCATGTGTTATGAAAACCTTTTCGGGAATATATACCGTGTTGATGAGGAGTTTTACCGGATGAAAACCTGTGCAAAGAGTTTAAATAGCGGGCATCGTTACAGGAAATTCATCATTCCGGACGGCATTGATTTCTTGCGTTAGACGGGGGCTTGTTGTACACATGTATTAATGAAAATTCATTTTTGCGGCGCGGCAGGTACGACGACGGGGTCCCAGCATTTGCTGGAGGTGAACGGGAGCAGGATTCTTCTGGATTGCGGCATGTATCAGGGCAGGCGAGAGGAAGCGTGGCACATCAACAAGGATTTTCCGTATTTTTCTCCGGCAGATGTGGACGTGGTGATTCTTTCCCATGCGCACATCGACCATTCCGGAAACCTTCCCAATCTGGTGAAGAAGGGGTTTCAGGGAAATGTGTACAGCACGTACGCCACGCGCGACCTTTGCCAGATCATGCTGGCGGACGCCGCCCGCATCCAGGAACACGATTGCGCATTCATCAACAAGATGAACAAGCGCCGCGGCATTGACCAACCGGAGGTGTACCCCACGTATTCCGAGCAGGATGCCGAACGCTGCATGCGCCTGTTTGTGAACATCGGCTATGAACGTCCCATTCCGGTAGCTCCGGGAGTAACGCTGACGTTTTACGATGCGGGCCACATTCTGGGAGCCGCCCAGGTATGCCTGGATATTGAAGACCGGGACGACGGCAAGAGGAAGCGTTTCCTGTTTTCCGGGGACGTGGGGAGGGGCGACAACGAGCTTCTGCGCGATCCCGTGCCTGTGCCGGATGTGGATATTCTGCTGATGGAAAGCACCTACGGCGGCCGTTTTCATGAAGCTCCTTCCCGGGATGACGAGACGTTCTGCCAGGCGATCAGGGAGGCCCTGGAGCTGGGAGGCCGCATTTACATTCCCTCCTTTGCGGTGGAGCGCACCCAGCAGCTCCTTTACCTGCTGAACAGGGCCTACCATGAAGGTCATCTTCCTCTGCTGCCCGTATATGTGGACAGCCCCATGGCCGTGAGCGCCACGGGAATTTTCAGCATTCATCCGGAGTGCTTCAACAAGGAAGTGTACGATTTCCTGTTCCGGGAACAGGATCCGTTCTCCTTTGAGCAGCTGCGGATGATCCGTTCCGTGGGAGAGTCCCAGGCGCTGAACAGGATGGACGGACAGGCCATCATCATTTCCGCTTCCGGCATGTGCGAGGCAGGCCGCATCCTGCACCATCTGGCAAACAACATCGGCAATCCGAAGAATACTGTCCTTTTTGTGGGGTATTGCGCGGAACATACCCTGGGCCGTAAGATCATCGATGGATGGAAGGAGGTCCCGATCCTGGGCAAGCAATACCGCGTGCGCGCCAGAATCCGGGAGATGGATTCCTTCTCCGGCCATGCGGACCACGGCGAATTGCTGGAGTATTTTGACAGGACCGGCGGTCCCAAGAGCAATATCATTCTAGTACACGGGGAGGAACAGGCGTCTCTCGCGCTGGCGAATGCGCTGGAGGAACGGCAGGCCAATCCGGTGTCCATAGCGCAGCTTGGCAGCGTCATGGTGCTTTAAGCTGAATGCCTGAGCTGAATGGCGCTTTTTCCGTGGGGCCTTGCCCATGTGTGGAATCATTCCAATCAAGTCATGACGGCATGATGGCTGTGCTGGCCGCTTGACCCGGAGTTTATGCGGGGCTAGCGTGAGGATATGTCTTGCCTGTTTATCGAATATCCCAAGTGCACGACCTGCCAGAAAGCCAAGAAATGGCTTGATGAACAAGGTGTTTCCTATGAAGATCGCCACATCGTGGAACAGAATCCCACGAAGGAGGAACTTCTTGCATGGATCAGGGACAGCGGGCTGCCGTCCAGGAAGTTTTTCAATACCAGCGGCCTGATGTACAAGAATCTGGGGCTGAAGGACAAGCTTCCCGGCATGAGCCTGGAGGAGCAGGCGGCCCTGCTGGCGACCAACGGCATGCTGGTTAAGCGGCCCATTTTAATTGTCAACGGGCGCATCTGCGTCGGCTTCAAGGCCGATGAGTGGAAAGCCGCCCTCCATCCCTGAATGCCCCATGCCCCTGATTACCCGCACGAAGGAAGGCGCAGCCAATTTCGGCCCCTGGGAGAATGTCGTCCGGGTGCTGATCCTGGTCTGGTTCGTCCTGTACACGTTGAATGCCATTCCGGACGTTCATCCCATGGTGGGGAGGATCGCCGGCAAGGTGAATAACTGGATCAGCTATTTCTTCGTCTTTGAATACATTCTGCGGGTATTGTGCGCCAAGCCGCGCAGGATGTATGTGTTCAGCGGCATGGGGATTCTGGATTTCATTGTCTGCCTGCCGTTCCTGAGCATGTTTTTCGGGGCGGACTGGCAGGTGCTGTATTCCCTCCGGCTTGTCCGGGTACTGGCCATTTTCAAGCTGGCGCGCTTTAATAAAACCGCCGCCAGTTTTAAGAGGGCCTTTTACCTGATCCGGGACGAGTTTTTCCTGTTTTTTTCCGTCATCCTGTTCATGCTGTATGTGACCTCCCTGGGGATTTACATTGCGGAGCACGAGGCCCAGCCGGAAAAGTTCAGATCGTTTTTCGACGCCCTCTGGTTTGCCGTGGAAACCCTGAGTACGGTGGGATACGGGGACCTGGTGCCCATCACGGCGATGGGACGTATTTTTACCGGAGTGATCATGTTCATCGCCGTGTCCATCATTGCCATTTCAACGGGCCTGATTACTTCCGCCTTTTCCCGTGTCTGGCAGGAGGAGAATATTTTCCCGCGCCACCGCAGGGCCGGAGTCAAGACTCCGGATTCTGGGGAGCATGATAAGCCGGAAACGGAGGGTTAGGGCAGTTCTCAGCCTTCTTTTGCGTGAGAGAGGTTTTTTGGCCACGGGGAGAGTGCAGGGGTGTCTGCGGCGTGTTTCCCATGCCCGGAGGGAATTTCCATGCTACAGCGGAGAGTTTTTCCTTCCTCGGAAGGACAGGAGCCTCTGTCCTGTACGGAATCCGGAGGCTTCATGCCGCCGTGGATCGGCATTATTTCCTGTGGTTTTATTGCCGGTTGCCTTCTTTCATGGAAGAAGCATTTTCTTCCTCTGTCTGGATGAGATATTTTGGTGAAAGGCAATGAGGGCTTTCTTCTGGTTTTCCATTATTCCCGGGGAGGGGTGTGCCGGTGGAAACCGGAAAAGAGAGTTTGATTTTTTTCCTTCTGCTTAAAAAAGGCTGCCCCGCTGAAAGCGGAGCAGCCGGTCAACATTGTTCGGCAATAGAAAGGAATTGTTCCTAACTGTTGTACATTTTGGTATAGTACTCGTCGGCCATCCGGTCGGAATCAAACTCGGGGTAGATGTCCGTCATCGCGTTGAAGACGATTTCCATCCACTTGTCGTTGTGATCGTAGTAGAGCGGGAGAATCTTGTCGTCCAGAATGTTGTAGAAGTTGTCGCGGTCGGAGCGGTCGCGGGCTTCCGGGGAGAGGTGGGGGGCCGCTTCCGGAATGACGAAGCAGTTTTCCCCGTCCCTGGCAAATTCGCAGATCCAGCCGTCGTTGGTGGAGACGGAGATGGAGCCGTTCATAGCCGCGGACATGCCGGAGGTGCCGGACGCTTCCCGGGTGACCACGGGATTGTTCAGCCAGACGTCCGAGCCATTCTTGAGGTAGCGGCTCAGGCCCAGTTCATAGCCGGTAAGTACGGCGGAACGGGGGTATTTGGCGGTCATGTCGTTCAAGCGGTTGAAGATTTCAATGGCGCCGTGGTCCATCGGGTAGGGTTTGCCTGCCCAGATGAATTGCACCGGATAGTTGGTACGCTGAAGCATGCGCTCAAACATGGTGGGGTTTCCGGTGACCAGGTCCGGCCGCTTGTAGGCCGCAAAGCGGCGCGCCCAGACGATGGTGAGGCAGTTGGGATCAAAGACGCGGCCGGTTTGTTCCCCCACCATGCGAAAGAGGGCTTTTTTCAAGGCGCGCTTGCGGCGAATGAAGGCTTCCTTATTCCGGGCGTGGAAGGCTTCCGCCAGTTCCGGGTCCTGCCAGTATTTCTGGTTCTGGGCATTGGTGATGTGGGTGATGGAGCAGATGCCCTCATAGTCCTTCCACATTTGGCGGGAGACTTCCCCGTGGAGCTTGGAAACGCCGTTGGCGATGTGGGAAAGGCGCAGGGCGGCCAGCGTGTAGTTGAAGGTGTTGTCCGTCAGGCCCACCGCGGCGCGGACCTGTTCCATGGAGAGGCCGTCGAAGAAGGAGAACGTGTTCATCGTGTTCACGTCCATCTTTTCATTGCCTGCTTCTTCCGGAGTATGGGTAGTGAAGACGAAGCGCTTGCGCACTTCTTCCACGCTGCCCGTCTTGGCCAGCACGTGGAAGGCGGCGGCAAGGCCGTGGGCTTCATTCAGGTGGTAGATTTCCGGCTCGATGCCCAGCTCGTCAAAGAGACGCGCGCCCCCCTTGCCGAGCAGAACGTACTGGGCGATACGGGTGAAGCCGTTGGCATCATACAGGCGCCGGGAAATGTTGCGGCTTTCCTCGTCATTTTCCTCCAGGTCCGTGGAAAGGAAGAACATGGGAGCGGTGCCGAATGTTTCCGGATTCAGGAAATAGGCCTTTACCCATACCGGCGCGCCGCAGACGTGGATGAGGAATTTGATGTTGTGATCTTCCAGGAACGGGTAGTTTTTACGCATGTACTGCGTAGCCATGGAGCCGTCTTCCGCACGAATCTGGTTGTAGTAGCCGTAACTCCACAGAATGCCGACGCCGACAAGGTTCTGGCGGAGGTCATGCGCGCTGCGCATGTGGGAGCCGGCCAGGTAGCCCAGACCACCGGAGTAAATTTTAAAGGAGTTGTCGATAGCGTATTCCATGCAGAAATACGCTACGCTTTTTCCGTATTTGGGATCGATTTCATACGGATGTTCGAAAATGGTGGGTAAAAATGACTTCGCCATGGTTCTGTAAGTATGGAGTAAGATGTTCAGCAGATGAACCGTATAGCTTGGTAGCATGATTCATCATTATTGGAAAGGGCAAAGTGCGTGTGTGTAGGAATTGTCGCTTGAACAGGAAAGCTTTTCCGTAAAGGCGCCCTAACAGTTTTTCCCCGTTTTCTCGACATGGTCCGGAACTGCGTTTTACAGGGGGGCGCAAGTGATTTTGAGCTTGCCGCCGGGGAGGAAAAAGAGCATGAATGGGGCGCATGAAAGCTCTTGTAAAAACGCAGGCAGGTCCCGGTTTGGAATTGATGGATGTTCCCATGCCGGAAGGCGGCCCGAACGATGTTCTGATTAAGATTCACA
Protein-coding sequences here:
- the trmD gene encoding tRNA (guanosine(37)-N1)-methyltransferase TrmD, whose product is MSAALTIDVLSLFPEMVEAPLAGSILGKAREKGLVEVRCHNIRDWTKDRHRKTDDYLCGGGQGMLLKPEPIFAAVEELRRPETRVVLMTPQGRTFNQDLAGELAASGGHLIILCGHYEGVDHRVVEELVDVELSIGDYILTNGAIAAVVVIDAVARLIPGVLGDERSSVEESFSNGLLEAPAYTKPNEFRGLSVPEILLSGNHPAIEKWKHERSLERTRLNRPDLWRAWVEAHPEDGAR
- a CDS encoding small basic protein yields the protein MSKHSSLKATGTVGGKRSVLKRFERVKLLKERGEWKKGQSPLGLPKTKHEA
- a CDS encoding pseudouridine synthase — its product is MSEEQHGSEENGGIRINKFLASCGIDSRRVADRLIEEGRVEVNGKVIDTPGMKVTDKDFVKVDGRHMTPMEEVVVLLNKPRGYVCSREAQGAIGTVYDLLPPRLRHLNYVGRLDADSEGLLIMTNKGELTQTLSHPTGGIEKEYWVTVDQNFDNSVLMQFLRGVRIPEGNAKAKYVCRASARRACIVLEQGLKRQVRQMFQCLGLRVRKLVRVRIGSLWGGDLDPGSWRFMDDADVALLLKNPPRQRKYLGAAQLATGTSAKTEQSGSASDSDEGYVFNPDDFEAGESYEPSPEMKTRFADTDEQDEVAEGDVMRDDSFRSRDRRNDRSDDFRGRREGGFGGDRREGGFQRREGGFNRDRREGGFQRREGGFGGDRREGGFQRREGGFNRDRREGGFQRREGGFRGDRREGGFQRREGGFGGDRREGGFQRREGGFGGDRREGGFQRREGGFGGDRREGGFQRREGGFGGDRREGGFQRREGGFGGDRREGGFQRREGGFGGNRREGDFQRREGGFQRREGGFQRREGGFRKPGFGGRSSGGFSRGGRGR
- a CDS encoding SEL1-like repeat protein; the protein is MKRHCRWWFLAGLCALCLAQPSLQASPVPPSPVSSGEGDFDAYLAGLREKAMNGDADAAKQLVVHYEVAGNVPETSRWMNQYVSLTEKAADAGNVSAMLDLGKLFYTGSRLYPKNMEKARFWFTRAADSGNADAQYQTAAMISKGMGGLRDEALATSYYEKALHSWQKEAEAGDPKAALWVGLLYERKLVPGSSPEKSVPWLTRAAEHGNLTAQGLLGFKYRDGLGVPRDANWAVQWFEKAAQQKDLGAVMELGIMYRDGKYMPRDMEKARQWFEKGAEWKDPYSMAALADMLMEDSPSGEHAARALSLYREAAAIGYAPAALKAAELLQNGKGGELDADEAYRLLRRVVDATGSPKGMYMLAQLYYAKGDDAQGDSLMKASAQAAYLPAMNRMARLHLLPDSSLAWNPVLSYYYWSQAGELGDKEAASAASWLLWGSLAVLSLVIFLVVWRFHRFAVRRLAEQQKQEQAGSDDA
- the tatA gene encoding twin-arginine translocase TatA/TatE family subunit — its product is MMNTLAIFGLGTPEIIAILVIVFLLFGAKKLPEFARGLGKSLGEFKKAKSEFEDELLKTEKEAMSDSSASKPESRPSPELSQPIDVEAEKPEETNQEGK
- a CDS encoding MBL fold metallo-hydrolase: MKIHFCGAAGTTTGSQHLLEVNGSRILLDCGMYQGRREEAWHINKDFPYFSPADVDVVILSHAHIDHSGNLPNLVKKGFQGNVYSTYATRDLCQIMLADAARIQEHDCAFINKMNKRRGIDQPEVYPTYSEQDAERCMRLFVNIGYERPIPVAPGVTLTFYDAGHILGAAQVCLDIEDRDDGKRKRFLFSGDVGRGDNELLRDPVPVPDVDILLMESTYGGRFHEAPSRDDETFCQAIREALELGGRIYIPSFAVERTQQLLYLLNRAYHEGHLPLLPVYVDSPMAVSATGIFSIHPECFNKEVYDFLFREQDPFSFEQLRMIRSVGESQALNRMDGQAIIISASGMCEAGRILHHLANNIGNPKNTVLFVGYCAEHTLGRKIIDGWKEVPILGKQYRVRARIREMDSFSGHADHGELLEYFDRTGGPKSNIILVHGEEQASLALANALEERQANPVSIAQLGSVMVL
- a CDS encoding arsenate reductase family protein, encoding MSCLFIEYPKCTTCQKAKKWLDEQGVSYEDRHIVEQNPTKEELLAWIRDSGLPSRKFFNTSGLMYKNLGLKDKLPGMSLEEQAALLATNGMLVKRPILIVNGRICVGFKADEWKAALHP
- a CDS encoding ion transporter — encoded protein: MPLITRTKEGAANFGPWENVVRVLILVWFVLYTLNAIPDVHPMVGRIAGKVNNWISYFFVFEYILRVLCAKPRRMYVFSGMGILDFIVCLPFLSMFFGADWQVLYSLRLVRVLAIFKLARFNKTAASFKRAFYLIRDEFFLFFSVILFMLYVTSLGIYIAEHEAQPEKFRSFFDALWFAVETLSTVGYGDLVPITAMGRIFTGVIMFIAVSIIAISTGLITSAFSRVWQEENIFPRHRRAGVKTPDSGEHDKPETEG
- the glgP gene encoding alpha-glucan family phosphorylase → MAKSFLPTIFEHPYEIDPKYGKSVAYFCMEYAIDNSFKIYSGGLGYLAGSHMRSAHDLRQNLVGVGILWSYGYYNQIRAEDGSMATQYMRKNYPFLEDHNIKFLIHVCGAPVWVKAYFLNPETFGTAPMFFLSTDLEENDEESRNISRRLYDANGFTRIAQYVLLGKGGARLFDELGIEPEIYHLNEAHGLAAAFHVLAKTGSVEEVRKRFVFTTHTPEEAGNEKMDVNTMNTFSFFDGLSMEQVRAAVGLTDNTFNYTLAALRLSHIANGVSKLHGEVSRQMWKDYEGICSITHITNAQNQKYWQDPELAEAFHARNKEAFIRRKRALKKALFRMVGEQTGRVFDPNCLTIVWARRFAAYKRPDLVTGNPTMFERMLQRTNYPVQFIWAGKPYPMDHGAIEIFNRLNDMTAKYPRSAVLTGYELGLSRYLKNGSDVWLNNPVVTREASGTSGMSAAMNGSISVSTNDGWICEFARDGENCFVIPEAAPHLSPEARDRSDRDNFYNILDDKILPLYYDHNDKWMEIVFNAMTDIYPEFDSDRMADEYYTKMYNS